AGATACCCCAGGTGCAAATCCTGGTATAGGTGCTGAAGAAAGGGGACAGGCAGAAGCAATTGCTAGAAATCTTAAAGAGATGGCAGGTTTAACTGTCCCAATAATTACTATAATAACTGGGGAAGGTGGTAGTGGAGGTGCTCTTGGTATAGCTGTAGCCAATAGGGTATTAATGTTAGAGCACTCTACATATTCAGTTATATCAGCTGAAGGCTGTGCATCAATCTTATGGAAAGATGCTTCTTATTCAGATAAAGCAGCTGAAAATTTAAAACTGACTGCACAAGATATTATAAAATATGGTGTTATTGATGAGATTATAAAAGAGCCAAGCGGTGGAGCTCATAGAAACCATGTAGAGACAGCTTATAATGTTGGTAAGGCTATTAGAAGGCACCTTGATGATTTAAAAGATATGTCAGAGGATGAACTTGTGGATGATAGAGTTAATCGTTTTCGAAAAATAGGGATTTTTGGTGAGTAAAGTATAAATTTTAATTATTTTTGTTAGCTTGTATAAATGTTAATTCCAATTATAACAGGGCCCACTGGTGTGGGAAAATCAAAGCTATCAGAGTATTTAAGTGAAATTTATAGTATAGAGATAGTAAGTGCTGATGCTTTTCAAGTTTATAGATTTATGGATATAGGTACTTCTAAACCACCACGTGATGTACTTAATAAGGTGAGACATCATTTGATTAATATACTCAATCCTGATGAATTATACTCAGCTGGAAGATTTGTGGAAGAATGTGAAAAAATATTGGAATCCATTATAATAAGAGGGAAACTTCCACTAATTGTTGGTGGAACAGCTATGTATATCGAGCGTTTAGTGAGTGGTATATTTGGTGATATGGGCACAGAAAGTAGTGAAATAAGAAAATCATTGGAAAAGCAAGCAGATATGGAAGGGTATTATGCTTTGTATGAAAGATTAAAAAAAATAGATAATAACTATGCCTTAAAAATCCATCCTAATGATAAGGTTAGGATAATTAGAGCTTTGGAGGTCTATGAAAAATACAAGAAGCCTTATTCAAGGCTATTATCAGCAAAGCATAAAAAACCAAAGTTTAATTACAAAATATTTTTACTAAGAAAAGAAAGGGATATTATGTACGAAATGGCTAATAGAAGGGTTGATTTAATGTTTGAGAAAGGTTGGATAAAAGAGGTTGAAAACTTGCTTAATATAGGCTATAATAAATCTTTACATTCATTTAGAGCTATAGGGTATCTAGATATAGCTAATTATTTAGAAGGGGTTATTTCTTTAGAAGAAGTAAAAAATATCATTAAAAGAAAAACAAGACAATTTATTAAAAGGCAGTTAACATATTTTAAACATATGAAAAATTTAGATGCGGTCAGTGATAGAGGGGCAATTGAAGAATATTTTAAAAATAATTATAGACAATATAGATTATAATATTAGTATATAAGCTATTATTTAATAGGGGGCTTTATATGAGCAAAAAGTTGAATATCCAAGATTCCTTGCTTAACTATGTGAGAAAAAATAAAGTATCGATCAAAGTTTATTTGTTAAATAATACGATAATAGAAGGTTATTTAAAAGGATTTGATAATTTTGTTATAATTATAAAAGATAAAGACCAAAAACTTATATATAAACATGCTATTGCTTATATAATACCATCAGAAGAATTTGATGATGTTGTAATTGGATAGCTTTATTGACGGTATCTAATGTTAAGAAAGTTATATATTTTAATGCTTTAACATTTGGTCCATATAATATTGAGACAATTAATGATAAGACCAAGCTAGTATTAGGGCAGGTTTTGTTTAATACAAAGGTGTTTGACTTTATACACACTGATTACTATAATGATAAAATGGTGACTCCGCTTAAAAAATGTTTTATAGTATATACTTTAATAGATTATCCCCATAGATTGCCAGTGTTGAAACGATTGTTTGTAAATTTAGAGAAAAAATATATATATTTAAACAAAAGGATGTTTAATATTGATATTGGTTACATTGCTCTAGAAAAAATTGTTGTTGCCAGCACAAAGAATTTTTCCCACAGAATATACTTAAAAGGTGGTATATATGGAGATTTGCAGTTTATAAGAAAGGATGGTAAGTATAGACCTCTGCAGTGGACTTTTCAAGATTATAAACAAGACTTTGTCTTGTCCTTTTTTGAAAGAGCAAGAAATTATCTGAAAAAATTAATTTAATGAAATCTACAATAATATATATTGTTTTATCTATATTAGCGGTGTTATATTTAATATTTGGTCAGAATGGCGTTATGAAATTTTATAATTTAATAAAAGTTAGAAATTCTTATATTAATAAATCAGAAGAACTAGAAGATAAAATTAAAAAAACTGAGAATGAAATAGAATATCTAAAAAGTGACAAAGAGTATTTAGAGATGGTAATTAAGAAAAGATTAAATATGAAAAAAAGTGATGAA
This DNA window, taken from Deferribacterota bacterium, encodes the following:
- a CDS encoding acetyl-CoA carboxylase carboxyltransferase subunit alpha, producing MDIQPLVFEKDIVELEKKIDELKSLVDIEDSDLNKEIENLESKLAKVKENIYKNLTPAQKLMVARHPNRPYTLDYARLVFKDFIELHGDRLFADDLAIVSGIAKFEGEPLVIVGHQKGRKTKENIKRNFGMANPEGYRKALRIFYQATKFNRPIITFVDTPGANPGIGAEERGQAEAIARNLKEMAGLTVPIITIITGEGGSGGALGIAVANRVLMLEHSTYSVISAEGCASILWKDASYSDKAAENLKLTAQDIIKYGVIDEIIKEPSGGAHRNHVETAYNVGKAIRRHLDDLKDMSEDELVDDRVNRFRKIGIFGE
- the miaA gene encoding tRNA (adenosine(37)-N6)-dimethylallyltransferase MiaA translates to MLIPIITGPTGVGKSKLSEYLSEIYSIEIVSADAFQVYRFMDIGTSKPPRDVLNKVRHHLINILNPDELYSAGRFVEECEKILESIIIRGKLPLIVGGTAMYIERLVSGIFGDMGTESSEIRKSLEKQADMEGYYALYERLKKIDNNYALKIHPNDKVRIIRALEVYEKYKKPYSRLLSAKHKKPKFNYKIFLLRKERDIMYEMANRRVDLMFEKGWIKEVENLLNIGYNKSLHSFRAIGYLDIANYLEGVISLEEVKNIIKRKTRQFIKRQLTYFKHMKNLDAVSDRGAIEEYFKNNYRQYRL
- the hfq gene encoding RNA chaperone Hfq, with protein sequence MSKKLNIQDSLLNYVRKNKVSIKVYLLNNTIIEGYLKGFDNFVIIIKDKDQKLIYKHAIAYIIPSEEFDDVVIG
- a CDS encoding DUF4416 family protein, with the protein product MTVSNVKKVIYFNALTFGPYNIETINDKTKLVLGQVLFNTKVFDFIHTDYYNDKMVTPLKKCFIVYTLIDYPHRLPVLKRLFVNLEKKYIYLNKRMFNIDIGYIALEKIVVASTKNFSHRIYLKGGIYGDLQFIRKDGKYRPLQWTFQDYKQDFVLSFFERARNYLKKLI
- a CDS encoding septum formation initiator family protein, whose product is MKSTIIYIVLSILAVLYLIFGQNGVMKFYNLIKVRNSYINKSEELEDKIKKTENEIEYLKSDKEYLEMVIKKRLNMKKSDEDLFIIDNGSKDGGKDIHSN